The DNA segment TGTTTTCAGATATGACTTGGAACAAGAGAACTGAAACTTACAAGGGCGCACGAAATGGTTTTTCTCTTCCCCCAAAACGAAGTTGCCCTGATTCCTTCTTACCACTAAGACCACCACCTGTAGAACAGAAAAAGTAATCAGATGGATTTGGCTCATTAGGTAGAAATGCAACTTCAAGAATGAGTCACTTTAACTGACCTAACCTTCTAGGAATCCATCCAGGCATCAATTGCTGTCTGTTGTAATCAACTATGATTTCACAATCATCAACAATCAAATGATGAGCATCCTGCAAAATGagaaatttcaataattttccaTAACAGTAACGTTTAATAAAAAGCAGTTTTTCAAGTCTGATGATTTAATCTGCTACTTGGCCGGGGATGTAAAATCATAACACTTTtgttaaaaaattcaaaacatgAATGGTATGTTCTAATTTTTTGTTAGTCATAAAACTTTGCTTTCATAAGCTAAAAATTAAACAGTTTTAATATGTTACCACACCATATATGCTCGTCGCATCTCCCTTTCAGTTTCATATTCAACAAAAGCATAACCACGAGAATCTCCTGTCACTGcaaccaaaaataaataaatccaatGTAAAAACTTAAATCCCACAGCTTGACAATAATATGGCTAAAAGATAACTACATACATATCATTCAAGGGAATGAACTCATAACATTGCCAAATCAATGGCAGTAATTCAACACAAAAATGTGGCTATACAAAATGTGGTACAAATAGCCCAACTGGAAATGCTATATGCAAATGAACATTTAGAGAGACTCAATAAGAATACTTTTCCAGTAGTTGAGGCATATTATCAACAGACCGACAAGTCATACCCAAATCTGTTGATAATTCTAACAAAAACAActtcataaaagaaaaacattgttCTCAATCGTGTACTATGAGAACTATATTATTTGCATAACATAGAAAACAAATGGTTGTGGAAAAACAATCTGAAAAGAACAGTATCCAGATTCCTGCGAGACTAGTCGTAGTTCTTAGAATGGCTAAAATACAATAAAACATAGTCAGATGCAGAGCATTATACAAGCAAAAAATCAAGAAAGAAAGACTCAATCATATTGACCTGCATGCTCAATAGAAGCACCACTCCGATGTTTTTCAAAACCACACAATTTGAAGATGTAAAATAGGTTTTCGTAGAGCAGGGAGGGGAAAAAAACTGACAATCACAAAGAAAGGTTAAGAAGTAAGGTAGATCAAAGAATGATACCAATGTCCCTGACCAAGCGCAAGTTCTTCACCTGGCCATACTTACTCATAACCTGAAAGTTGAGAACACATTCCAAAAGCACTCGGATTAAGCTACCCCAGAAGTTAATTATGCTTTAAAAATGAGGCAGcaaaagaagaaaagacaatATGCTCTATTGTTTTGACAAAATTGTAATCAACCCATGTCCTTCTGGGAAGTATCTCATGAGCTTCAAGGAACATAATTGAGTTCCAAACTTAAAAGCTATATGTTCTATTCATATTATTGTTGATCCATTGTTTATGGGGTTAGTAAGGGTTAGAATAGAACCCTAACCATGTATACTTTATTTCTTATCTCCCTTcttcagaaaaaaaaagtctaCATTAACAAAGTTAAGACATGGGAAACAATTTTCTAGATATTTGTATTTATCACGTATTGAAGGCAATATAACTTGAACATATCCTATTAGCACCCccatagaaaagaaaagaaaaaaattgtactTTGTGGAGAGTATCTTGTGTGGTGAGGCGAGAGAGACGAGCAACGAAGAGAGTGCAATAAGGGTCTCCCGTGGCCTTAGGATCACCATGTGGGTCATCtgcaaaattcaatttttaagaaCAGATGGGAAccaaaattgaaataatttattaaaaaatgaaggaaaaagaaagacaGACAGAGGCCAATGGAGGAACAGAGTTGAGCACGATAAACGGCATTGTCGTGAGGAACAACATCGGTGCCGTCGATGCTGCCAGCTTGAATCGGATGGTACGAATCTGCATAGAATACTGAGCTCAAGTTTTTGGACCGAACACTCATTCTTCTTCCCCACTAAAGGATTTTAGGTCAATGCAATATGCTCCAATTCACCTGTTTTTGTTTATGATCATGGATAAATTAAAGTTAATGGACCAAAATATCTCATTTATGGAGCTATTTAGTTtgaatttaaaagaattttaaaagtattatgTTGCTTTTTTTGCTTGTTGAATGATGATGAATCTCTTCTGAGTAATAGCAATGCACCTTGATCTTGAGGATTGTTCTATATAAAATGTGCAACTTCTGcttgatttttgttttcatcGTTTTAAGTTTTTATGCATCgcaaattaatttttctttgaaaagTGTACTATTACATTTTTAACATGTTTAGGATTAGCTTAGCTGAActttacaaaataattatatttttagtttgtgatttttttaatacttctcGAACTAACTAGACTagtttgtttataaaattaaataaatttggtttagttttacaaaaaataatttgaaatttaaattcttattttCTACATAAAATATCACAAATTTGAATTGTATTAAATACTGTTATTCTTAAAATTCACTAAATTTAAAGAATACTTTTCACCACTTTTTAAATGTCCATGTGGAGGAATGGAGATATGCAACACTGTGGACCTGGATTGAGCCACTTATACTTGAGGTGGAGTTGTTTGATAAACTGGTTTTTACAAAGCTtatgaaaatcaaatacctttcttttcttttattcaatTTACAGTGATAAACTTTGAAGATTTTAGGGGACAATGCAAGACTTTTAAAGGATACAATACAAACTGACACTAAGGTTGAGGGGGGAAATTATGGTAAAATATAAGTATCAACTATAAAAAACCCAAAATTGTTCCAACTTCCAACAGCAAAGGATTTAACTTTTGTTACTCTAAACATTTATGTTTTGTCAATCTCCTCAGCCTCCTGAACTCTTACAGTATTCTCCAGTAACTGACGGGCTATTTTTAACTTGCCACACTTCTGAAACACCTGTTCAAAAATGTCTCTAGCATAAGCTGATAAAGGAATACCATTTTCAAGCATTGATTTTGCTTTCTCATAAGCAGCATCTAGTTGACCTACTCTACACAACTTCTGCAACTTCTGGTTCTCCAATTTTCTTTCCAATTTAACACACAAATCCAACCGATCATGTTCTCTCAAAAGGCTCTCTACTAAATTGTAAGAGTCCAAATTTGGAAGCAATCCCAAACCCAACATTTCAATCAACAAGTCATAAGCAACTTTCCAGTTCTTACTCTCACCATGACCATGGATCAGAGCACTGTAGGTTAAACCATCAGGAAGGCATCGGTTCTTGTTCATGATTTCAAAGACCCTGGTAGCATCCTTTAACTTCCCCAATTTACACAACATAGGTATAACAGAATTATAAACAACCAACTTTGGCTTTAAGCCACAGGTCAACATCCTCCCAAACAAATCACTAGCTTCCTCCACTCGGTGACAATCGCACAATGCCTTTATAACAACAGAGTAACCCTCATGAACACACCTCAGCTTCCTTTCCTCAACAATCCTCAAAACTCTAACAGCTTCTTCTGTATTACCCAAGCGACAAAGCTCACACATAAGCTTAACCACAACAAAAGCACTAGGTAACAAGCCAGCCTTACAAACTGCCCAAAACACTTGAACTGCAGGCTGCATTACATCACTATTTCCTCCCATGTTAGGAACTAATATAGTATATGGTCTCCGAGTGTTCCTCACTCTCACCTTCTCTACAGATCCTTCTTTTGCACTCATCAAACACAGCTCCCCGATAAGCATGTTAATAGCAGAACGAGTAGGGAGCACTCCAATCTTGTCCATTTGATTAAAAATCTCAAGGGCTGACTCTACTCTACCAAACTTACAAAAACCAACAATCATGTTACTGCAGGAATACGTGTCAGGAGCTTCAATCTTGTGAAAGATTGAGAGTGCAAGCTGAATCATCTCCAAAGATGATTCCCTCTTGCAAAGCACATAAAGCATGTTATTACACACAAGGTTATCAGGCTCACATTTGAACACAGTCTCCATTTCCTCAAACAGTGACAGTGCTTCCTTAATTCTTCCTTGTCTACCCAAAAACCTGATGCAAATGGACAATGCCTTAGACGACACTCGACCCTTGTGAAAGGACACTGTGGTCAACAAGCATTTCATGTCGTCAAAAAGCTTCCTCCTACCCAAAAAATCAGCCATGTACTCGACGACAGAGTCGTCAAAGTGAAACCCCATGTGGGTCCCGGCCAAGGAGAAGAATTTCAAGGTCTTGGCCCTACCCAGTTGCTTATAGCCCCTCAAAACGCGAAGCACGAGGTTGGAGGTTAATTCTCGCTTGTGATGAGCCAATACGCGAGCCATGTCTCTGTCGTTGGCACAAGATACGAGGTAGGAGAACAGAGAAGAAGGGTTAAAGACATGATGAGAAGGGGGTGAGTTGTTGCGTGGGATTGGGAAATTACGGTTAGTTTGGGTAGAAGAGGAATGGAGAAATCGTGAAGAGGCGTTGAAGACGTGAACAGAGAAAACAGCGGCATGTTGTGTTCTGCAAAGCATTACAGTTTGAAAGACAAAATTATGGGTTCTGcgtttcttctttttttcctcGGATGGATTCAGTTTCAGGTTGGAAAAACTGCAGATGAATCATTTAGGATTTCACACTCTCCAACCCAGTTAACCACTTCGACCACACTCGCTCAAACTCTTGTAAAATCGCAactttagaaaagaaaaataagcaaAAAGCGATTTATGAAAACGCACCTGGCTCACTGCTTATCTGTTGCAACTTTTTGTCCGTTTTGATTCTACATGTTGCGCTCTTCTGTGCCACCAACAGATCCCAATTGGGTCATTAGGGTTTTACTAGTTTGGATATAATGTAAAATTAAGAGTACAAATtagaatttaatatatataaacatttttttcgaATAGGTTGGAACTAAGACAAAGATTGTGTTTTTTCTCAAGTGGTCtgtcttttctttcttctacattaaatagtttttgtgtgtatattttatttctcatctttttaaatttttagttcGAATGATATATATAAAAGACATTTCGACTCAAATATTCTGTGTTATTAGTATTGAATGATGATGTCCTTTATTCTTGTAATCTATGCATATTTATATGACtatcataaattttatattgttggatcatattaagattttaacataattaaaaatatattacctAATGTTTAATCACTGATTAATTGTTAATATTCTATTTaggtataatattttttatcgtATTAGTTAACCATCAGATGTCATATAAACctaaccaataaaaaaaaataaaaaataaaataaaatatatatatatatatacatatattatattttgttttgatatttttaaaataattttacttaatAAGTTATTGATACTTTAAagctaatttaatttttatattatttaaaagttaatatcAAAGACGCTTTaaacaaacatttttttcttaatttacccattaataatattatctaatattattttattacaatttttattacTATATTGAGAAATGTAGCCAcacatttaaatatattttatttcatacttctatattttttttgttaatttagtTAAGGaattaaattatgttaataatatatatagttgtaaaataaataacatgtcATGATAATATATAACAGTTTATTATGATTTGTTGAAGATATATAGttgtttatttaataaaaatctaTTCGAATTAGTTTTTGCATGGGTATCGTATCTCATTCTTCCTATTATGAgatatgataatatatataatatgatcaACTAATATATCACACTAACAAAGATTcgacttttttttatctaagcAAGTTTTTACCattttatatatgatttctaaaaTCCGAATAATTAtctccaataaaaaaaatcatctatacagtaaaaaaatacattacctacaatatttacaatttataatattaataaaagtattttttttctcttcactaTCTTTTCAATATATATCAATTCTTATTATCTTATCttttaattaactattttttcaaatatttacctgcaatgaaaaacatttatataataaaataataaaaaaatctaaaattaaattctaGGGTTCGTTATTTTCTCTGTGATAACCTAACACCACCTTAAATCCTGCACCTCTTTCCAACGCCGCTCTTCTACCGGTCAAGCTTCCGCCGCTCTTCTACCGGTCAACCTTCCGCCGCTCTTCCACCGGTCAACCTTCCGCCGCTCTTCCACCGATCAACCTTCCGCTGCTCTTCTACCGGTCAACCTTCCGCTTCTCTTCTCTGTTGATTCACAGGGTGAGTATTTGGAACAATGAAGGTGAAGAAGACCAAAAGAGAGGCGCATACTggggaaaaaaagaagaaaagaaacaggGAACAAAATGCTGAAGTTGAGATACATGCTACTGTGGAGGGCGTTGAAGGTAACTGTGCTTTGTTTTCATAATCATCACCCTTTCGTTTGGCTGTTTCTGATGTAAAGTGTTTGTTTCAGTGAATAATGAAATACATGTTAGTGACTCAAAGAAGGAGAAGGCTTCTATCATTAAAAAAAGGAAGAACAAGGACAAAAGCCTAGTTAGGAAACGAAAACCAAAGGGTGAAGAAGTTGATTTGGAAGAGCAAAGTGGTGAGTTGGAAGTTATGTATGTGGTGTGCCATAATGTGAActagaatatattttattttcaattgttaTAGAACTGTTGCTCATACTTCTCTGATATTATATTATGTCGATTTTCATTTGCTGGCATTGTTTCTCCCTGTTCTGGCATTTAGTATAGATATCTTTTCATAAAAACTAAGTTAAATATGGCCATGTTCAACATATTTGTTCAAATGTAACAGATGGAGTAGTAGACAATTGTCATTCTAGTGCTGAGAAGATCCAAGACTTCGGTGGTCATAGAGATTTGGATACTGGGGCAGTTGTtaaatcatgtaagaaaatacATTTTCTAGTTTAagtcgtttttttttttactttggaATGTAATGTAATGTTTGAATTTGTGCATTAGTTTACcctcatgatttt comes from the Phaseolus vulgaris cultivar G19833 chromosome 8, P. vulgaris v2.0, whole genome shotgun sequence genome and includes:
- the LOC137824441 gene encoding pentatricopeptide repeat-containing protein At5g65560-like; amino-acid sequence: MLCRTQHAAVFSVHVFNASSRFLHSSSTQTNRNFPIPRNNSPPSHHVFNPSSLFSYLVSCANDRDMARVLAHHKRELTSNLVLRVLRGYKQLGRAKTLKFFSLAGTHMGFHFDDSVVEYMADFLGRRKLFDDMKCLLTTVSFHKGRVSSKALSICIRFLGRQGRIKEALSLFEEMETVFKCEPDNLVCNNMLYVLCKRESSLEMIQLALSIFHKIEAPDTYSCSNMIVGFCKFGRVESALEIFNQMDKIGVLPTRSAINMLIGELCLMSAKEGSVEKVRVRNTRRPYTILVPNMGGNSDVMQPAVQVFWAVCKAGLLPSAFVVVKLMCELCRLGNTEEAVRVLRIVEERKLRCVHEGYSVVIKALCDCHRVEEASDLFGRMLTCGLKPKLVVYNSVIPMLCKLGKLKDATRVFEIMNKNRCLPDGLTYSALIHGHGESKNWKVAYDLLIEMLGLGLLPNLDSYNLVESLLREHDRLDLCVKLERKLENQKLQKLCRVGQLDAAYEKAKSMLENGIPLSAYARDIFEQVFQKCGKLKIARQLLENTVRVQEAEEIDKT
- the LOC137824442 gene encoding U11/U12 small nuclear ribonucleoprotein 35 kDa protein, encoding MSVRSKNLSSVFYADSYHPIQAGSIDGTDVVPHDNAVYRAQLCSSIGLYDPHGDPKATGDPYCTLFVARLSRLTTQDTLHKVMSKYGQVKNLRLVRDIVTGDSRGYAFVEYETEREMRRAYMDAHHLIVDDCEIIVDYNRQQLMPGWIPRRLGGGLSGKKESGQLRFGGREKPFRAPLKSIPYEELKKLGIPPPPEGRYMSRFQVPSPPRRERSLSDREEDSHRHRRGSEDRYRKENALRSSVDIKEEHYKRSSRHRDDDHSRGRSSSERSGRYHERSSSEKEHLHRRYTDKDNRSSSEKGHRHRSSTDKDKHSRKRKERDERSQTQGKYSRHSPHED